The Pseudoalteromonas arctica A 37-1-2 genome includes a region encoding these proteins:
- a CDS encoding (2Fe-2S)-binding protein: protein MYICLCHGVTDKKIEQTIDDGATTMRELTKELKVGSQCGKCCGCTKKILNRRLIQIADVTDQVA from the coding sequence ATGTATATTTGTCTATGTCACGGTGTGACTGATAAAAAAATTGAGCAAACAATTGACGATGGTGCAACGACCATGCGTGAATTAACTAAAGAGCTTAAAGTAGGCAGCCAATGCGGTAAGTGTTGTGGTTGTACTAAAAAGATCCTTAATCGCAGACTTATTCAGATTGCTGATGTAACGGATCAAGTTGCTTAA
- a CDS encoding DUF6436 domain-containing protein, producing the protein MPSLNKSNTFVFSLIATWLICVVAGLVYFQLEQLKPFDSSKVLLQKHWFNNFKKQLDWVDTGEPSLVLITEKKCGCTIQAKPHISSLTSFAANKAMKVVQVELTPKLKHVIPATPAAVIINKNGEFVYAGPLSEGLACAQGSGFVETAVTNLAAGFNSNLLITQTKGCYCVNNA; encoded by the coding sequence TTGCCAAGTTTAAATAAATCTAACACTTTCGTATTTTCGCTTATAGCTACATGGCTTATTTGTGTTGTTGCAGGGTTAGTTTATTTTCAATTAGAGCAGCTTAAACCGTTTGATAGCTCAAAAGTTTTATTGCAAAAACACTGGTTTAATAACTTTAAAAAGCAATTGGATTGGGTTGATACTGGTGAGCCGTCTTTAGTGCTTATAACAGAAAAAAAATGCGGGTGTACTATACAAGCTAAGCCGCATATTTCATCGTTAACCTCTTTTGCTGCCAATAAAGCTATGAAGGTTGTACAAGTTGAATTAACACCAAAGCTTAAACACGTTATTCCGGCAACGCCTGCCGCCGTTATTATTAATAAAAACGGTGAGTTTGTTTATGCTGGGCCGCTCTCTGAAGGATTAGCTTGTGCCCAAGGAAGTGGTTTTGTTGAAACTGCGGTCACTAATTTAGCTGCAGGTTTTAATTCAAATCTCTTAATTACACAAACCAAGGGATGTTACTGTGTAAATAATGCATAA
- a CDS encoding DUF3592 domain-containing protein, translating into MNNNIKIGYMYLVLGVLMFLGGLYITKSTSDFIDNALSAKGTVIELIQKDDSLYPVVSFMDETEKQHTFESNYGCSPACYKEQEQVTVLYSGGNVKAPVISGFMSLWLPSLLLLGIGISFIVVSLFQIKRLRGNIAQSVA; encoded by the coding sequence ATGAACAACAACATTAAGATAGGATATATGTATCTGGTACTTGGTGTTCTGATGTTTTTGGGTGGCTTGTATATTACTAAAAGTACGTCAGATTTTATCGACAACGCGTTATCAGCAAAAGGCACTGTAATTGAGTTAATTCAAAAAGACGACTCGCTATATCCTGTAGTAAGCTTCATGGATGAAACTGAAAAACAGCATACTTTTGAGTCTAATTATGGTTGTAGTCCCGCTTGCTATAAAGAACAAGAGCAAGTAACCGTTCTTTATAGCGGTGGTAATGTTAAAGCTCCTGTAATAAGTGGGTTTATGTCCTTATGGTTACCAAGTCTGCTTTTGTTAGGCATAGGCATTAGTTTTATTGTTGTAAGTCTATTCCAAATAAAAAGGTTACGGGGCAATATAGCGCAAAGCGTTGCCTAA
- a CDS encoding tyrosine-type recombinase/integrase has product MNTLIEQVKIEIAYRGYSQSTCKSYCEHLLKLSHYFNKPLDLITDDELNIFFKDPAIRKLSRASQKIQINSIWFLFKNILHRPLNLDIALPKAKPRAPTYLSRDDIRRLIESCTDMRLKTLIVVCYGCGLRIGELLRIKVQDIDGQRKTILIEHGKGDKSRYVVVSDSVLNQLRCYWKMYHPTGWMFYSRWLMDKPMSPSSFRKALKKHAQMCGLKHCNPHVLRHAYATHQLELGMPLHQLQHQLGHSDIRTTQSYLHWLPELGHGGIDLLASWGNQ; this is encoded by the coding sequence ATGAATACACTCATTGAACAAGTCAAAATTGAAATAGCCTACCGTGGTTATTCACAAAGTACCTGTAAAAGTTACTGCGAGCATTTACTTAAACTCAGCCATTATTTTAATAAACCACTCGATTTAATTACTGATGATGAGCTGAATATCTTTTTTAAAGATCCCGCCATTCGCAAGCTCTCCAGAGCGAGTCAAAAAATACAAATAAACAGCATTTGGTTTTTGTTTAAGAATATTTTACACCGCCCACTGAACTTAGACATAGCCTTGCCTAAAGCAAAACCTCGGGCACCTACTTATTTATCGCGTGATGATATTCGACGACTTATAGAAAGTTGCACGGATATGCGCTTAAAAACATTGATAGTGGTGTGTTATGGATGTGGTTTGCGTATTGGCGAACTGCTGCGCATCAAAGTGCAAGACATCGATGGACAGCGTAAAACCATTTTAATTGAACATGGTAAAGGAGATAAGTCACGCTATGTTGTTGTATCAGATAGCGTGCTAAATCAATTACGTTGCTATTGGAAAATGTATCACCCAACGGGCTGGATGTTTTATTCACGATGGTTAATGGATAAACCTATGTCACCCTCAAGCTTCAGAAAGGCATTGAAAAAACATGCACAAATGTGTGGTTTAAAGCACTGTAATCCACATGTATTACGCCATGCTTATGCAACACATCAACTTGAGTTAGGGATGCCGCTTCATCAACTTCAACATCAGCTTGGTCACAGTGACATTAGAACCACGCAAAGTTACTTACACTGGTTACCTGAATTAGGGCATGGTGGTATTGATTTACTCGCAAGTTGGGGAAACCAATGA
- a CDS encoding EAL domain-containing protein, translating to MRLSKLFFHITIVFLLCIQSTFASQNYAQQLQRISTDEGLSQSYVLQSQEDDIGFIWIATQQGLNRFDGYKVKTFNGGFGLDKHYIYALFKAEDGKIIVSTDLSGAYIIDPLTLKTEKIYSGQIDKEKKMFSPISAMTQQQDTFYFAIDGQIYTFDETSKHFTLKLALPNKRDYIRSLTIYKNTLYIGTNDGLYTANIDNSELVKIPLHPPEKNTIDNINVKFLSVDNELGLLVGTVEGMYQLAFDNNKNISAANVTTLIPDYNIWDYANTVYGEFVATESGLFSYHRETKELEFILNYEKSKFNINENSINDLMIDKSGVLWLASRTQGVFTWPIKTRRFKHIFLPGNNTVHATYQDKNNIIWLGTEDGIARYDKATNKSEVYLSSTDSKAIYGASAVFDIFASSIGNDQFLWLVTYDGFKLFDKQTGKIIENKDTDNNVINQLNLFGFAQVAANKYAFMSDDNFYIFNETTGKTRIIKGLKEQVDPLFSYAFYKPLDTHPEEFVLGTSKSFFRYNEKTKTLTTIFQSFNPKEDIFYTVENFYLDSKRNILWLATTHEGLLGVDPVTYERKHYIGLKNSFNTDSIYSLLPDENGFLWASTDNGLYQINLDTLNVVSYSVKDGLNINQFTPIAATTLNDGRLIFGSNAGALLFDPLDFDEKELFKKNNVAITDINLFTKELDYYPHKYLSQPLDLSYEDMGLTVSFSNFSYPNIDKAYYKVILSGPTSLTYEDLQSNQVFFTKLQPGSYSLEISAHNRDGIVTSEPATLNINVAYAPWKSPLAIVAYVVLIIAVLFFIFWQYRSRQVAIEQAHRATIHSQKQTELALKNNKSGVWDYNFKDASVSTLRGSELGYTGLSVRVHIDQFLALIHPDDRRRFENQWENYFKYKKQQNWQATYRLQHKNGHWLWYQDTGQVIYDPQTNEPLYVSGIYTNITEQRANEQQAKILGEAFSQINDWLLILDKHLMPFSANNSFIETFSSEQAATKISPKLFIRAIGKDKCREFANILKKLKATENWQSDAYIKTAKSNEHPIHISATAVTKDTASYYVVVITDLTEQKRAENELRYLANFDPLTHLPNRSLMYKNIEDAIKHANESNTQCALLFIDLDKFKPVNDSFGHAVGDKLLCNITQRVNGMLGVNAKLGRQSGDEFLVLIQNIKSLQSLRDTVRKISNELANKVIIEDFSINISASIGVALYPFDAVTTDILIRNADVAMMHAKQGGRNDFKFFSDEMNELIKQKLLLENDLKDAVKDNRFFNHYQPIIDIEEKTINGVELLMRWKNQGQLVSPALFIPVAEETGLIELLTEQALQRALIEIAPILSANPLFYISLNLSPKHILKTNITQRLMSILADSQVHPRQLRLEITESILLEDKLKAAKQLQNLKAAGFKLLLDDFGTGYSSLTYLSQFPINVIKIDQSFVNSIGIDKGDESIIKTILLLAENLDLYCIAEGVETREQMIFLAEVGCTVLQGYYFARPMDAKDLRKSDCFSNIIDLI from the coding sequence GTGCGTTTGAGCAAACTTTTTTTTCATATCACCATTGTTTTTTTACTATGCATCCAAAGCACTTTTGCATCACAAAACTATGCTCAACAATTACAACGAATTTCTACTGACGAAGGTCTCTCGCAAAGTTACGTTTTGCAGTCGCAAGAAGATGACATTGGCTTCATATGGATAGCAACCCAACAGGGTTTAAACCGTTTTGATGGTTATAAAGTAAAAACTTTTAATGGTGGCTTTGGCTTAGATAAACACTATATTTATGCATTATTTAAAGCCGAAGACGGAAAAATCATTGTCTCAACTGATCTTTCTGGTGCGTATATAATAGATCCCCTCACTTTAAAAACCGAAAAAATCTATTCTGGTCAAATAGATAAAGAAAAAAAGATGTTTTCTCCAATCTCCGCAATGACTCAGCAACAAGATACTTTTTACTTCGCCATAGATGGTCAAATATATACATTTGATGAGACGAGTAAACACTTTACACTTAAGCTAGCACTCCCAAATAAAAGGGACTACATTAGGTCATTAACGATATATAAAAACACTTTATATATTGGTACAAATGATGGTTTATACACTGCAAATATAGATAATTCAGAACTTGTAAAAATCCCTCTTCATCCCCCTGAAAAAAATACGATAGATAATATAAACGTCAAATTTTTAAGTGTTGATAATGAATTAGGATTACTTGTTGGTACTGTCGAAGGTATGTATCAATTAGCATTTGATAATAACAAAAATATATCTGCAGCAAATGTTACAACATTAATTCCTGATTATAATATATGGGATTATGCCAATACTGTTTACGGCGAGTTTGTAGCAACCGAAAGTGGATTATTTAGTTATCACCGCGAAACCAAAGAGTTAGAGTTCATATTAAATTATGAAAAAAGTAAGTTTAATATTAATGAAAACTCAATCAACGATCTAATGATTGATAAGTCCGGCGTGCTTTGGCTCGCATCTAGAACCCAAGGCGTGTTTACCTGGCCAATTAAAACCCGACGGTTTAAACACATTTTTTTACCCGGTAACAATACTGTTCATGCCACCTACCAAGATAAAAATAATATTATATGGCTAGGAACAGAAGATGGAATTGCGCGCTACGACAAAGCAACAAATAAAAGTGAAGTATATTTGAGCTCGACCGACTCAAAAGCAATATACGGAGCATCAGCGGTATTTGATATTTTTGCGTCTTCAATTGGAAACGATCAATTTCTTTGGCTTGTTACTTATGATGGTTTTAAACTTTTCGATAAGCAAACGGGTAAAATTATTGAAAATAAAGACACAGACAATAATGTAATTAACCAGCTCAACTTATTTGGTTTTGCCCAAGTTGCTGCAAATAAATATGCATTTATGTCTGATGATAACTTTTATATTTTTAATGAAACAACCGGAAAAACAAGAATTATTAAAGGACTCAAAGAGCAAGTTGACCCTTTATTTTCTTATGCTTTTTATAAACCCCTCGACACACATCCTGAAGAGTTTGTACTTGGCACATCAAAAAGTTTTTTTAGGTACAACGAAAAAACGAAAACTTTAACGACTATATTCCAGTCTTTTAATCCTAAAGAAGATATTTTTTACACTGTAGAAAACTTTTACTTAGACTCAAAACGAAATATTTTATGGTTGGCAACCACCCACGAAGGCTTGCTTGGTGTTGACCCAGTTACTTATGAGAGAAAACACTACATAGGATTAAAAAATTCATTTAATACTGACTCTATCTATTCGTTACTTCCTGATGAAAATGGTTTTTTATGGGCAAGTACCGACAATGGTTTATATCAAATAAACCTAGATACACTCAATGTGGTGAGTTATTCAGTAAAAGACGGATTGAATATAAACCAATTTACTCCTATAGCAGCAACAACATTAAACGATGGCAGGCTTATATTTGGTAGTAATGCGGGCGCGCTACTTTTTGACCCCTTAGACTTTGATGAAAAAGAATTATTTAAAAAAAATAATGTAGCGATTACCGATATAAACCTTTTTACCAAAGAGCTCGATTATTACCCTCATAAATACCTTAGCCAACCACTTGATCTCAGTTATGAAGACATGGGCCTTACAGTTAGTTTTTCTAACTTTTCTTACCCCAATATAGACAAAGCGTATTATAAGGTAATTCTTTCAGGGCCAACGTCCCTTACATATGAAGACTTACAATCTAACCAAGTGTTTTTCACAAAACTTCAACCCGGTAGTTATTCGCTAGAAATATCAGCACATAATCGCGATGGTATTGTTACAAGCGAACCTGCAACACTTAATATCAACGTAGCCTACGCACCATGGAAGTCGCCCTTAGCTATTGTCGCCTATGTAGTTTTAATAATTGCCGTGTTGTTTTTCATTTTTTGGCAATACCGCAGCCGCCAAGTTGCAATTGAACAAGCCCATAGAGCGACGATTCATTCGCAAAAGCAAACAGAACTCGCGCTTAAAAATAACAAAAGTGGCGTGTGGGATTATAATTTTAAAGATGCTTCCGTAAGTACGCTCAGAGGAAGTGAATTAGGCTATACAGGCTTGTCTGTACGCGTGCATATAGATCAATTTTTAGCGCTAATACACCCAGATGACCGACGTCGTTTTGAAAACCAATGGGAAAACTACTTCAAGTACAAAAAACAACAAAACTGGCAAGCAACTTATCGTCTACAGCATAAAAATGGGCATTGGTTATGGTATCAAGATACAGGACAAGTTATATACGATCCTCAAACAAATGAGCCGCTATATGTTTCTGGCATATATACCAATATCACTGAGCAACGGGCTAATGAGCAACAAGCAAAAATTCTAGGTGAAGCGTTTAGCCAAATAAACGACTGGTTACTTATACTCGATAAGCATTTAATGCCATTTTCTGCGAACAACAGTTTTATTGAAACGTTTTCAAGTGAACAAGCAGCCACTAAAATTAGCCCAAAATTATTTATTAGGGCCATTGGTAAAGATAAGTGTAGAGAGTTTGCAAATATTTTAAAAAAATTAAAAGCTACAGAAAACTGGCAAAGTGATGCTTATATAAAAACAGCAAAAAGTAACGAACATCCAATACATATAAGCGCCACAGCCGTAACAAAAGATACTGCAAGCTACTACGTGGTTGTTATTACAGATTTAACTGAGCAAAAACGTGCAGAAAACGAACTGCGCTATTTGGCTAATTTTGATCCTCTAACGCATCTACCTAATCGTAGTTTAATGTATAAAAATATTGAAGACGCGATTAAACATGCCAATGAAAGTAATACACAATGCGCATTATTATTTATTGATTTAGATAAGTTCAAACCTGTTAACGACTCTTTTGGCCACGCAGTTGGCGATAAGCTACTTTGTAATATTACCCAAAGAGTAAACGGTATGCTTGGCGTAAACGCAAAACTTGGCCGTCAAAGTGGTGATGAATTTTTAGTGCTGATTCAAAATATAAAATCGCTTCAGTCTCTTCGCGATACAGTAAGAAAAATTAGTAATGAGTTAGCTAATAAAGTAATTATTGAAGACTTCTCTATTAATATTTCAGCAAGTATTGGCGTAGCTCTATACCCATTTGATGCTGTAACCACCGATATACTTATCCGTAATGCCGATGTTGCGATGATGCACGCTAAACAAGGCGGGAGAAACGACTTTAAGTTTTTTAGCGATGAAATGAATGAGCTGATAAAACAAAAGTTACTGCTCGAAAATGATTTAAAAGATGCAGTAAAAGACAACCGATTTTTTAATCACTATCAGCCCATTATCGACATAGAAGAAAAAACAATAAATGGCGTGGAGTTACTCATGCGCTGGAAAAATCAAGGACAGTTGGTATCCCCAGCACTTTTTATACCGGTAGCAGAAGAAACTGGTTTAATAGAACTCCTTACTGAGCAAGCATTGCAACGAGCTCTTATTGAAATTGCACCTATACTCAGCGCAAACCCATTGTTTTATATATCTTTAAACTTATCTCCTAAACACATTTTAAAAACAAACATAACCCAGCGGTTAATGTCCATATTAGCGGACTCTCAAGTTCATCCAAGACAATTAAGACTTGAAATAACAGAGAGTATTTTACTAGAAGATAAACTCAAAGCAGCCAAGCAGCTACAAAACTTAAAAGCTGCTGGGTTTAAATTACTACTTGATGATTTTGGTACTGGTTACTCGTCACTCACCTATTTGAGCCAATTTCCTATTAATGTTATTAAAATAGATCAAAGCTTTGTAAACAGTATTGGTATAGATAAAGGGGATGAGTCAATTATTAAGACCATTCTTTTATTGGCCGAAAACCTAGATCTTTACTGTATTGCAGAAGGAGTAGAAACGCGCGAACAGATGATCTTTTTAGCCGAGGTTGGGTGTACTGTACTGCAAGGTTATTACTTTGCAAGGCCAATGGATGCTAAAGACTTACGTAAAAGCGATTGTTTTAGCAATATCATTGATTTGATTTGA
- a CDS encoding methyl-accepting chemotaxis protein — protein sequence MSSVARLFTIIFSLLFIESIGVGLYFGTLTQAFIIGLPLCLLPIWLLRTYPDNVVTAHVVAAAIMMFSFLHIQQTFGLIEVHFEIFILMAVLIMFVQWRVFITAIIFVAVHHLSFYYLQTQNAGFYVFDPDRLAFTTVLIHAGYAIVEVLVAGYIAKTLQRERRAGLSLSYATEQIMKDPENIKLSLRADDTKSDAVVGFNTLLDYISDVIKQVQAQSESLQKNSRELIHVHEQLAGGAVQRTQQTDDIANSGSQVAHGFKLVEEESEALKSQVDHITKTVSNALEDVHQTDSKSRELLTLLNHTEEQISHLVAAGGVISGLLNEISGIAEQTNLLALNAAIEAARAGEHGRGFAVVADEVRSLANHSKATTDKISLTLKDLVNNSKTSTQSMSQCVNFVVDLTSISAAMKENISAMSEQIAAVSSSSDSVAQVVAEQAGNTELIASSTDTMRQNQYQDTQIVQQLTAKVQLIDVSIDVLEQSIAKFK from the coding sequence ATGTCTAGTGTCGCTCGGTTATTTACCATCATTTTTAGTCTTCTATTTATTGAGTCTATTGGGGTTGGTCTGTATTTTGGTACGTTAACTCAAGCTTTTATTATTGGCTTGCCACTTTGCTTACTCCCAATTTGGTTACTCAGAACGTATCCTGACAACGTTGTAACGGCACACGTAGTTGCAGCCGCTATTATGATGTTCTCCTTTTTGCACATCCAACAAACATTCGGGCTAATAGAAGTTCACTTTGAGATATTCATTTTAATGGCTGTACTTATAATGTTTGTACAGTGGCGTGTTTTTATAACGGCAATTATATTTGTTGCTGTTCATCATTTATCTTTTTATTATCTTCAAACTCAAAATGCAGGTTTCTACGTATTTGATCCGGATAGACTCGCTTTTACTACAGTACTTATACATGCAGGGTATGCGATTGTTGAAGTGCTAGTTGCAGGTTATATAGCTAAAACATTGCAACGTGAGCGCCGTGCAGGCTTGTCATTAAGTTATGCGACAGAGCAAATAATGAAAGACCCCGAAAATATTAAACTTTCCCTACGTGCTGATGATACTAAAAGCGATGCTGTGGTTGGATTTAATACATTGCTAGACTATATATCTGATGTTATTAAGCAAGTTCAAGCGCAATCAGAATCACTGCAAAAAAACTCGCGAGAGCTTATACATGTTCATGAACAGCTGGCCGGTGGTGCAGTGCAGCGTACACAGCAAACGGATGATATAGCGAATTCAGGCTCACAAGTTGCACATGGCTTTAAGCTTGTTGAAGAAGAAAGTGAAGCGCTTAAGAGTCAAGTCGACCATATTACTAAAACTGTAAGTAATGCGTTAGAAGATGTTCATCAAACAGATTCGAAAAGTAGAGAGTTATTAACGTTACTTAATCATACAGAAGAGCAAATAAGTCATTTAGTTGCAGCTGGGGGGGTTATTTCTGGTCTTCTTAATGAAATATCGGGTATCGCTGAGCAAACAAATTTGCTTGCTTTAAATGCAGCTATTGAAGCCGCCCGTGCAGGTGAACATGGACGAGGTTTTGCTGTTGTTGCTGATGAGGTAAGATCTTTGGCTAACCATAGTAAAGCAACAACAGATAAAATTAGTCTAACATTAAAAGATCTTGTTAATAATAGCAAAACGTCAACACAATCAATGAGTCAGTGTGTGAATTTTGTAGTTGATTTAACAAGTATTAGTGCTGCAATGAAAGAGAATATTTCAGCAATGAGCGAGCAAATAGCCGCAGTATCCTCAAGCTCTGATTCAGTTGCACAAGTTGTAGCTGAGCAGGCAGGTAATACTGAATTAATAGCAAGCAGTACTGATACTATGCGCCAAAATCAGTACCAAGATACGCAAATAGTGCAGCAGTTAACCGCTAAGGTGCAGTTAATCGATGTAAGTATTGATGTGTTAGAGCAAAGCATTGCCAAGTTTAAATAA
- a CDS encoding S41 family peptidase, which produces MNKGILLFLLTVLCTINSANSTETTWKTQGYGYVFHTVDNKTTAFDLTTKHCLENHFITDEFEQISFIEETKKVNKDTRLLNFGGLFPLKLTKLDSLPAQCQSEKIVSIKDKNYEFNASIVLDVLMNNFEEHYAFSKDKNINWVEQRKLWQKRITSKTTQDELFSIIDDFLKELRDGHAILLNQDLDRLSHYSPRKWSFWDELKAHSENYPEYSTYWELHTALIEKSQENIKNYIDKNYSTLQYHDNFTLAKTPQNIAYLKISNFDDFSNNDVKAAKEVMEIFTPIIKQSNGLIIDLRFSMGGSDLVAFSILSYLIDSELALGGKQFKTSTGYSELQKIVVAPSKINHYTGSIVVLTSQKTPSAAEVFLLGLQARGNVTFIGERSYGAFSDALTKALPNGWGITLSNERYLNSHGDNYENIGLPVDHEFVFLDVENIESGKDVQLNEAIKAFR; this is translated from the coding sequence TTGAATAAAGGGATTTTGTTATTTCTACTCACCGTACTTTGTACCATTAATTCTGCGAACTCCACTGAGACAACTTGGAAAACCCAAGGTTATGGTTACGTTTTTCATACTGTGGACAATAAAACAACAGCCTTTGATTTAACAACTAAGCATTGTTTGGAAAACCACTTTATCACCGATGAGTTTGAACAAATCTCGTTCATTGAAGAAACAAAAAAAGTGAATAAAGATACTCGCTTACTTAACTTTGGTGGTTTGTTTCCGTTAAAGCTAACGAAATTAGATAGTTTACCCGCTCAATGTCAATCCGAAAAAATTGTTAGTATTAAAGACAAAAACTATGAATTTAATGCCAGTATTGTTCTTGACGTTCTAATGAATAATTTTGAAGAGCACTATGCATTTTCAAAAGATAAAAATATTAATTGGGTTGAGCAGAGAAAACTTTGGCAAAAAAGAATAACCTCAAAAACTACGCAAGATGAGCTATTTAGTATCATAGATGACTTTCTTAAAGAATTACGCGACGGTCATGCCATATTACTCAATCAAGATCTTGATAGGCTTTCACATTACTCACCAAGAAAGTGGTCATTTTGGGATGAATTAAAAGCGCACTCAGAAAACTACCCTGAATACTCAACTTACTGGGAATTACATACCGCATTAATTGAAAAGTCTCAGGAAAACATTAAAAATTACATTGATAAAAACTATTCCACTCTTCAATATCACGATAATTTTACCTTAGCAAAAACGCCTCAAAATATTGCCTATTTAAAAATAAGTAACTTTGATGATTTCTCAAATAATGACGTAAAAGCAGCAAAAGAGGTTATGGAGATATTTACGCCTATCATCAAACAAAGCAATGGTTTAATTATTGACTTACGTTTTAGTATGGGTGGAAGTGACTTAGTAGCATTTTCTATTTTATCTTACTTAATAGATTCAGAATTAGCCTTGGGGGGGAAACAATTTAAAACATCGACAGGTTATAGTGAACTTCAAAAAATTGTTGTCGCCCCATCAAAAATTAATCATTACACAGGAAGCATTGTTGTTTTAACTAGTCAAAAAACACCTAGTGCGGCTGAAGTATTTCTTTTAGGTTTACAAGCAAGAGGCAACGTTACTTTTATTGGTGAAAGAAGCTACGGAGCTTTTAGCGATGCGTTAACAAAAGCTTTGCCCAATGGTTGGGGGATCACATTATCAAATGAAAGATATCTCAATTCTCATGGGGATAATTATGAAAACATTGGATTGCCTGTAGATCATGAATTTGTATTTCTTGATGTGGAGAATATTGAAAGCGGAAAAGATGTGCAGCTTAATGAGGCAATTAAAGCTTTTAGATAA
- a CDS encoding TMEM165/GDT1 family protein, translating into MEVFLTSTVTVTLAEIGDKTQLLSLLLAARFRNKGALILGILAATLLNHGLSAWFGQWLSNSFSSEYLPWLVNICFIVVGLWLLVPDKDEDVSSKYDSYGAFLVAFVLFFIAEIGDKTQIATVLLGAQYQSVFWVTVGTTLGMLIANVPVIYAGNALLKRISLNTVRAIAACVFVSLGIYGLVTI; encoded by the coding sequence ATGGAAGTTTTTTTAACCTCAACCGTCACTGTCACACTTGCCGAAATAGGCGATAAAACCCAACTTTTATCGCTCCTGTTAGCTGCCCGTTTTCGTAATAAAGGCGCGCTTATTCTTGGTATTTTAGCCGCAACCTTACTCAATCATGGCCTATCAGCGTGGTTTGGGCAGTGGTTAAGTAATAGTTTTTCTTCTGAATATTTACCTTGGCTTGTAAACATCTGCTTTATTGTTGTTGGCCTTTGGCTATTAGTTCCAGATAAAGACGAAGATGTAAGTAGTAAATACGATAGCTACGGGGCTTTTTTAGTCGCTTTTGTATTATTTTTTATTGCAGAAATTGGTGATAAAACACAAATAGCGACGGTGTTGTTAGGCGCACAATATCAGTCTGTGTTTTGGGTAACGGTAGGAACCACGTTAGGTATGCTAATTGCTAACGTGCCTGTTATATACGCTGGTAATGCATTACTAAAAAGAATATCTCTAAACACCGTACGTGCTATTGCTGCTTGTGTGTTTGTGTCATTAGGTATTTATGGCTTAGTTACAATTTAA
- a CDS encoding hydrolase has translation MVLSNIDAKNSVLLIIDLQALLAPAIKDFPNILKSTLQLAQAGIIHGVPVLITEQYVKGLGETNQQIKNTLPNATYFHKTYFSACAEPGFVDKLKSYGKKQVIVVGTEAHVCVLQTCLDLIENGFEVIIVHDGVGSRNPQHKNLAIEQLRQAGSVISCAEIVIFQWTKKAATPTFKKILPIIK, from the coding sequence GTGGTTTTATCTAATATTGATGCAAAAAATAGCGTGTTATTAATAATAGACTTACAAGCGTTGCTTGCTCCTGCAATTAAAGACTTTCCGAATATTTTAAAAAGTACATTGCAGTTAGCGCAGGCGGGTATTATTCACGGTGTCCCAGTCTTAATAACCGAGCAATATGTCAAAGGGTTGGGCGAGACTAATCAGCAAATTAAAAATACGTTACCTAATGCTACGTATTTTCATAAAACGTACTTTAGTGCGTGTGCAGAGCCTGGCTTTGTTGATAAGTTAAAAAGCTATGGTAAAAAGCAAGTTATTGTTGTTGGCACTGAAGCGCATGTGTGTGTTTTACAAACATGCTTAGATTTAATAGAAAATGGTTTTGAAGTTATTATCGTACACGACGGAGTTGGCTCGAGAAATCCGCAACATAAAAATTTGGCGATTGAACAGCTACGCCAAGCTGGATCGGTAATTTCATGCGCTGAAATAGTTATTTTTCAATGGACAAAAAAAGCAGCAACACCGACGTTTAAAAAAATATTACCTATAATAAAATAA